Below is a window of Desmonostoc muscorum LEGE 12446 DNA.
AGTTTCCAAATCTAATACAGTGTCAAAACTCCCAAATTTTGATTTTTGTCAAAAGCTTGGATATCCTCTAAATGCGATCGCAAAATCTCTTCAATCTGTCTAGTTGAACAATTGCCATAACGAATCCAGATAACTTTAGGAGGAAATCCTCGCAAAATGCTTAACTCATTAAAATCAGCATCTCTCGTGACGACAGTAAATCCACTTTGTCGCGCATACTCCCAAACAGTTAGATCATCTGCCTGATCTAATCCTATGAGAAAAAGATGCTGAGAATCTGGGTAAATATCATCTGGTCGATCAACTAGCCGAGGTGATAGGTTATGGTCAAGCAATAACTTCATGCTTGCATTGTCAGCATTTGCCGTTCTCTATCAGCCGCATAGCTTAGGCAAGCTAATATATCCTCTCGTGTCAAATAAGGAAAGTCATCAAGAACTTCCTCGTAGGTCATGCCAGAGGCCAGATAAGATAAAACATCGTATACGGTAATTCGCATTCCTCGAATACAAGGTTTACCACCTCGCTTCCCCGGTTCAATTGTAATAATATTTTGGTACTGCACAGCTTTTCAACCCTCAAAAATCTTCATCATCAACAAAAAATTCGGCATCGTCTTCTAATCGAGAATTACCCTGTCCAGAACCACTAAGATCCCAGATGGGTTGCAGCAGTGCTGTACCAATTAATCCGATAACCGCACTAAAAGCTAAAACTAAACCCGCTGGCATTTGTATTGATTGAAATGTTAAGAATTTTAACGATACTGGTGTGGCATTTTGAACTGAAATAATTGCGATCGCCACTACCCAAACAGCTACAACTACGATTGTCAACAAAGGAGCTAAAGTTTTCATATTTTAATAAAAG
It encodes the following:
- a CDS encoding DUF433 domain-containing protein; protein product: MQYQNIITIEPGKRGGKPCIRGMRITVYDVLSYLASGMTYEEVLDDFPYLTREDILACLSYAADRERQMLTMQA
- a CDS encoding LapA family protein, which encodes MKTLAPLLTIVVVAVWVVAIAIISVQNATPVSLKFLTFQSIQMPAGLVLAFSAVIGLIGTALLQPIWDLSGSGQGNSRLEDDAEFFVDDEDF
- a CDS encoding DUF5615 family PIN-like protein — its product is MKLLLDHNLSPRLVDRPDDIYPDSQHLFLIGLDQADDLTVWEYARQSGFTVVTRDADFNELSILRGFPPKVIWIRYGNCSTRQIEEILRSHLEDIQAFDKNQNLGVLTLY